TCACCTTCGCAATGGCAAGAACCAGCAAGACGGCGCGCAGAGGTTTGGCGCGGAGTGGACTGCTCGCGCTGATCGGAGAGGAGCACCTGTTCGAATCCGTAGGAGAAGCCGTGAGCGCCCTCAGTTCCCGATTGGAAGCCGAGAGCACACCAATTACGTCGCAGTCGAATTCACCCAACGATGATGAGGTCGCGGATCGAGGATTCGGTAGGCAAGGAGTTTGATGCGGTCACTGACAAGGAACCACAGGAGTGCGTAACCCCAGACTGCCGCGGCCCATCCCCAGCCGAGAGGGGACATGAAGAGCCCGTAGACGGCTATGAGAGTCGCGACGGCCTGGGTGCCGCAGACAGCGATCAGCAGGATGCGGGCGGGCCGAATGGACCAGAACGGCCCGCGGGTGCGGGTCAGGAAGATCGTCAGGTGCCCGGCGACGGAAAGCATGAGATACATCAACGTCTGTACGCGCGCGTGGCCGAGTTCGAAGACACGGTCCCCCAGGTAGAACAATCCGAAAGCGGCGATCGGCCCAACCACACCCAGAACTGTGGCAATACCGAGCACCATGCGCATGTTCCATGCTTCGGGTTCGTTGCGGTAGTGCACTTTGTCATAGGCAATGGACAATATGGCGCCGTCGTTGAGCAGCGCGAGCATCACGATCATGATGGCGGTGACCGGATAGAAGTTGAAGACCAGGATGGCAACGGTCATGAACAGCAGCACCCGCAACGTCTCCGCGATGCGGTAGATGGCGTAGCTGTTCATCCGCTGAAAGATCTTGCGGCTCTCCTTGATCGCCTCGATGATGACCGAGAGACCAGGAGTCATCAGTACGATATCGGCGGCCGCGCGGGCGGCGTCGGTGGCACCGGAGACGGCAATGCCGCAGTCCGCCTTCTTCAATGCGGGGGCGTCGTTGACCCCGTCCCCGGTCATGCCGGCGATGTGGCCACGCTTCTGTAGCACGTCGACGATGTGGTACTTGTGCTCTGGAAAGACTTGAGCGAAACCGTCTGCGGTCTCGATGGATTCGGTCACCGCTGCCGATTCGTTCTTCTTCACGTCACCCAATGCCGCTGCATCTAGAATGTGTGTGCCCAAACCAATTTTGGACGCAGTTTCTTTGGCGATGGCCAGCGCATCGCCGGTGACCATCTTGACGGTGACGCCCATCGCGGCAGCGGTGGAGATGGTTTCCGCAGCGTCCTCGCGCGGAGGATCGAACAAGGGCAGGACTCCGACGAAGCGCCAGTCACCGTCTTTGTCGGCGCGGGCCACGCCCAGCGACCGGAATCCGTGCGCGGCGAAATCATCGACGGCACCGTCGGCGGCTCGGGTGATCTGTTCAGACGGTGTGGCCAGCGCCAAGATGACCTGTGGCGCGCCCTTCGTGACTCGGAACGTAGCCCCGTCGGATGCGCTGACGGTAGCCTCGGTGCGTTTGTGCACCGGGTCGAAAGGTGCGAAATGAGTGACTGTGAAGGTGTTCAAGATTGTCTCATCGTCGAGTCCGCCCAAGACTGCACGGTCGATGGGGTCGTCATTGTCCGCGCGCGAGGCCAGCGCACCATCGAGAACGACAGCTGCCGGAATCACACCATCGACGGCGAACGGGACACCCAACGTGAGTGAGTTCTGGGTGAGTGTGCCTGTTTTGTCGGCGCACAGCACGTCCACACCGGCAAGTTCCTCGATGGCAACCAATCGGCTCACGATGGCCTGCTTCTTGGCGAGCAGCCGTGCGCCTACGGCCATCGTCACCGACAACACGGTCGGCATTGCCACCGGGATCGACGCAACGGTCAGGACCAGCGCGAACTGCAGAGTCGTGAGGATCTGGTCTCCGCGCAGCACGGCTACCAAGACGATGAGCGAGACAAGCGCAACCGCCAGAATGATCAGGTAGTTGCCGATCTGAAGCACAGCCTTTTGAAAATGGCTCACTGTGTGCGCGTCTTGCACCAATTCCGCGGTCTTCCCGAAATAGGTGCCGCTACCGGTGGCGTACACCAACGCACTGGCTTCCCCTTGTCGGATGACCGACCCCGAGAACACCGCGTCGCCGGTTGCGGCAGCAGCAGGCAGAGACTCCCCGGTCAGTGCCGACTGATCGACCTCGATGTCATCACCATCGAGCAGTCGTGCATCAGCAGGAACGATGTCACCGAGACGTAAGCGGATAACGTCACCCGGCACCAGCTCTCGTGCCGGTGCCGAAATCGACTTACCATCGCGGGTGACGCGCGCAGTGATAGCCAACTTGGCTTTGAGCGCGTCGATCGCGTTGCCTGCCTGACGTTCCTCGGTGTATCCGACGACACCGTTCGCCACTAGCAGCACCAGAATGATGAAGAAATCCGGCCAGTGCCCGACTGCGCCGGACAGAATGACGGCGATCTCGATCATCCACGGGATCGGGCCCCAGAAGTAGCTCAGGAATTTCAGCAGTGGATTGGTCTTGTGTTCAGCAATCTCGTTCGGCCCGTACTGCACCAACCGCTTCGCAGCATCGGCAATGCTCAGTCCGTCCGGTGAGTAGCCGAGCTGCGTCTTTACGGTGGCCAGCGGCACCGACTTGAAATCGATATCCGGTGCAGGCTGGTCCGCAGACCGTCGCGGCGCGGTCTGCGGGTCA
This region of Rhodococcus sp. PAMC28707 genomic DNA includes:
- a CDS encoding plasma-membrane proton-efflux P-type ATPase, with the translated sequence MTAADPQTAPRRSADQPAPDIDFKSVPLATVKTQLGYSPDGLSIADAAKRLVQYGPNEIAEHKTNPLLKFLSYFWGPIPWMIEIAVILSGAVGHWPDFFIILVLLVANGVVGYTEERQAGNAIDALKAKLAITARVTRDGKSISAPARELVPGDVIRLRLGDIVPADARLLDGDDIEVDQSALTGESLPAAAATGDAVFSGSVIRQGEASALVYATGSGTYFGKTAELVQDAHTVSHFQKAVLQIGNYLIILAVALVSLIVLVAVLRGDQILTTLQFALVLTVASIPVAMPTVLSVTMAVGARLLAKKQAIVSRLVAIEELAGVDVLCADKTGTLTQNSLTLGVPFAVDGVIPAAVVLDGALASRADNDDPIDRAVLGGLDDETILNTFTVTHFAPFDPVHKRTEATVSASDGATFRVTKGAPQVILALATPSEQITRAADGAVDDFAAHGFRSLGVARADKDGDWRFVGVLPLFDPPREDAAETISTAAAMGVTVKMVTGDALAIAKETASKIGLGTHILDAAALGDVKKNESAAVTESIETADGFAQVFPEHKYHIVDVLQKRGHIAGMTGDGVNDAPALKKADCGIAVSGATDAARAAADIVLMTPGLSVIIEAIKESRKIFQRMNSYAIYRIAETLRVLLFMTVAILVFNFYPVTAIMIVMLALLNDGAILSIAYDKVHYRNEPEAWNMRMVLGIATVLGVVGPIAAFGLFYLGDRVFELGHARVQTLMYLMLSVAGHLTIFLTRTRGPFWSIRPARILLIAVCGTQAVATLIAVYGLFMSPLGWGWAAAVWGYALLWFLVSDRIKLLAYRILDPRPHHRWVNSTAT